The proteins below are encoded in one region of Triticum aestivum cultivar Chinese Spring chromosome 1B, IWGSC CS RefSeq v2.1, whole genome shotgun sequence:
- the LOC123117368 gene encoding elongation factor 2, producing the protein MLRRESADKIPSKKDFYMKSVQRTVIWMGKKQESVEDVPCGNTIALVGLDQFITKNATLTNEKEVDAYPIRAMKFSVSPVVRVVVQCKVASHLPKLVEGLKRLAKSDPMVLCSIEESGELESFTLKSV; encoded by the exons ATGCTCCGCCGGGAATCCGCCGACAAGATCCCATCG AAAAAGGATTTTTATATGAAGAGTGTCCAGCGTACTGTTATCTGGATGGGAAAGAAGCAAGAATCGGTTGAGGATGTTCCCTGTGGTAACACTATTGCTTTGGTTGGTTTGGATCAGTTCATCACCAAGAATGCAACCCTGACAAATGAGAAGGAAGTTGATGCCTACCCAATCAGGGCAATGAAGTTCTCTGTGTCCCCTGTTGTGCGTGTTGTTGTTCAATGCAAGGTTGCTTCTCATCTTCCTAAGCTTGTTGAGGGTTTGAAGCGGCTGGCGAAGTCTGACCCTATGGTTCTCTGTAGCATTGAAGAGTCTGGTGAGCTGGAGAGCTTCACCTTGAAATCTGTTTAA